Within the Butyrivibrio sp. AE3004 genome, the region CCTGTGGTTCCGGTGCAGGAACTCAGACAACAGAAACTCAGACAACAGAATCTGAGGCATCTGCTGATACACAGGCGACAACATCTGATGATCAGACAGCTGACGCAAGTCAGGCTACAGCTACAGGTGAAAAGATTCTTCACACTGCAGCATCTTTTGCTTATCCAAGTCTTGATGTACACAAGGAATACTATGGATGGTACACATCAATTTATGGAGTTTCAGAGGCACTGTTTAAGCTCGACGAGACCATGAGTGCTGTTCCATGCCTTGCTAAGGACGCAGTTGCAGATGGCAGCACATGGACTGTTACACTTAATGATGGAGTTCAGTTCTCAAACGGAAACCCTCTTACAGCTGATATGGTAATTAGAAACCTTCAGCGTCTTGCTGCAGAGAACAGCAGATTTGCTTATCTCGGCGATTTTGAAATGACTGCTACAGATGACAAGACAATCGTTATCGATACAAAGGAAGTTTATCCTACTCTTAAGAACGACCTTGCAAGTCCTGAGTGCGGAATGATCGATCTTGATGCAACAACAGATTTTGACAACGCACCTGTATGCACAGGACCATTTGTTATTACAGAGTTTATCCCTGAGGGAGACGTAACAGTAGCAAAGAACGAAAACTACTGGGGCGGCGATGTTAAGCTCGACGGCGCTGTATTCTACTACATGCAGGAGGATGATCCCAAGCTCCTTGCTATGCAGAGCGGCGAGATCGACTGCTACAACAGCGTTTCATCAGCAGCTCTTGAGGTTTATAACCAGAGCCCTGATCTGTACGATGTAGTTTCAATTCCAGGTGCACGTCTTCAGTTCTACATTCTCAATGAGAATACACTTGATGATTCTGTGAGAGAAGCAATCAATCTCACTGTTGATAAGGACAAGATTGCAGAGTACCTTTCAGGTACAGTATCTGCAGCAGTTGGACCATTCTCAACATCAGCTGCTTATGGCAAGGTGAGTGTTCCTGCAGTAGATACAGCCAAGGCAAAAGAGCTTTTGGAGGCCGATGGTTACACACTTGGAGCTGACGGCATTTACGAGAAGGATGGTAATAAGCTCAGCATCAGCATTGCATACTATGCAGCAAGATCTCTTGATACTCTTGCAATCCTGATCCAGGAGCAGCTTAAGGCTGTTGGTATTGATTCAACACTTAGAGTTGAGGAAGATCCTGATGCTACTTACATTGCTAACGCAGACTTTGATCTTGCTCTTTACTGCATGATCGCTGATAAGTCAGGTGATCCTCTTTATTTCATCGACTCAACTCTTGCAGACGGAGCTTACTACAATGTAGGTGGATTTGAGAGTGCTGAATGCCAGAGCATGATTGAGCAGCTCAGAACTGAGACAGATACTGCAAAGAGAGCAGAGCTTGCCAACAAGATCGTTCAGATTGCTATAGATGACAATGCATTTGGATATGTTGGACTTTTCAATAACACTACAGTTCTTCGTAAGGGCGTAAGCGGATTTGCAGAGTATGTTCCTTTCGATTTCTATGGAGTAGACGCAGAGACTGACATTAATGGCTAAACAAATACTTAAAAGGATCCTGGGACTTGCCCTGATACTTTTAGTGCTGAGCTTTCTTGTGTTTGGCATAATGTATCTGGCTCCCGGTGACCCTGCGGAAAAGAGACTCACCTCCCAGGGTGTGGTGGTCACAAAAGAAATACTGCAAGCGGAGCGGGAGAGGCTTGGCCTCCTCCGCCCCTTTATCGTTAGGTACGCGGAGTGGCTTTCGAATGTTCTTAGAGGAGATTTTGGAGTTTCCTTTAAGGATGATCTTCCTGTTGCGCCAAAACTGATAAAAGGGCTTAAGAACACATGTGGACTGGCTTTAACCAGTCTGCTTTTGGCGCTTATAATCTCTTTTCCACTGGGAATATGGTCAGCGGTCAAAAAGGGGAAATTGGTAGACCATATAGTCAGGCTCTTTTCATTTATAGGTAATTCCCTTCCGAATTTCCTTATTTCAGTACTTTTGATGTATCTGTTTTGCATACATATCAAGGTCTTTCCTGTAATTGCAGATGGAAGCATCAAAGGACTTATGCTGCCTGCACTTTCTCTGGCAATACCCATGGCAGGAAGGTTTACAAGACAGATTAGGAGCGAACTCCTGGATCAGCTTGGAGAAGAGTATGTTGTGGGAATGAAGTCCAGAAAGGTAAAGGGCAGATTTATTCTTATCAACAATGTCCTTAGAAACAGCCTTGGACACATACTTACAATAATCGGCCTTCAGATAGGAACCCTGATGGGAGGCAGCGTTGTTATTGAGAATATTTTCAGATGGCCGGGTATCGGCAAACTTGTGATGGATTCCATAACAGCCAGGGACTACCCTGTGATCATGGGCTTTGTGCTCATTATGGGAACAATCTATGTTGTTATAAATCTGATAGTTGATATTACCTACAGGCTTTTGGATCCGAGGTCTTTTTAATGAACCATAAACGGAAAAAGATTAACAGAATAAAAGTAATAATATCTGCAGGTGTTGTACTTCTTTTGGTGCTTATAGCTCTTTTTGCAAGTGTTATCGCACCTAATGACCCATATGCTACAAGCGCATCAGCAATAAGGTCAGCTCCGTCCGGGGAATTTCTGTTTGGAACAGACAACCTGGGAAGATGCGTGTTTTCAAGGGTTTTATACGGAGCAAGGACAACTATAGCAGCTACATTTATACTGGTTGCGATTTCTTTTATCTTGGGAAGCATTATTGGAATCCTTAGCGGATATTATGGCGGAATATTGGATGAAATTATGATGAGGATTGCCGATATTATGCTGGCATTTCCTCAGATGGTAGTAGCCATCGCGGTTGCGGGCATTCTTGGAGGAGGCCTTTCAAGTGCCATGATTGCGCTGGGAATAACTATGTGGACCGGGTTTGCCAGACTTGCACGGAGTCATACTTTTGCCATAAAGAATTGCCCCTACGTGCAAGCTGCAAAACTGGCAGGAAAGAGTGGGCCGGCTATAATGATGGCCCACATACTTCCTAATATAATAGCACCACTTCTTACAAATGCCCTTACACAGATAGGAACCACCATGATAGGTATCTCGGGCCTGTCTTTTTTGGGGCTTGGAGTTGTGCCACCCACTGCTGAGTGGGGGTCAATGATCAATGAGTCCAGGGCATATATACAGATAGCTCCCTGGGCTGTGCTGTATCCGGCAATTGCTACCATAGTCACCATCATAGTATTTAACTATCTTGGGGACTGCGTCATGGAATATAGAGATGAGGATTAAGCATGGATACAATACTTAGGATAAACAATCTCTCTGCCGGCTATGGTGATGAGAGTGTTATAAATGATATCTCTTTTGAAGTGGAAGCAGGTAAAAGAGTCTGTATCGTCGGTGAGAGCGGAAGTGGTAAATCTACGCTTCTTAAGGCTATTCATGGCTTTGGAGGCGTGACTAAAACATGCGGAAGTATAGAGACTCCAAAAGACATTTTACTTGGCATTGTGCCTCAGAATCCCGGCGGATCTTTTAATCCCATAAGGACTTACAAGGCACAGATAATGGAGGCGCTAAAAAGTAATAACATCGACTTTAAAATAGATGAAGTTGAGAAGACACTCCAAATCCTGGGACTTAATGATGCTAAAAGAGCGCTTGCATCAAGGCCTTATGAGCTGTCAGGAGGCATGAACCAGCGTATGGCCATTGCCACAACAATGCTCTTGGAGCCGGGGATTTTATTATGCGATGAAGTTACAAGCGCCCTGGATGTTAAAACTGCAGGGATGGTTGTGGAGCAGCTTCTTGAGATCAACAAACTAAAGGGTACTACTATTTTGATGGTTACCCACCATTTGGGTATTGCATCTAAAATGGCTGATTACATTGGAATCATGAAAAGTGGCAGGATGCTTGAGTATGGCCCTGCAAAAGAGATCCTGGAGAATCCACAAAACGAGTACACAAAAAATCTCTTGAAGGCCGTACCAAGACTGAAGGTGAGCTGATATGCCGGATTCAGATATAATTTTAGAAGGAAAAAATCTAAATAAAAGTTACGTTGATAAAGGCAAAAAATTGCAGGCTTTAAAGGATGTGAGTTTCTTCTTGAAAAATGGAGAGATCCTTGGAATCGTCGGCGAGAGCGGAAGTGGAAAGAGCACCCTTCTTCGTCATGTCAGCTGCCTGGAAAAGCCTGACAGTGGAAATCTTTATTATAAGGGAACAGAGTATACAGGTAAGTCGCCGGCCTTTGCCGGAACTTTTCTGCAGATGATATTTCAGGATGCCCAGATGTCTTTTGACCCAAGAATGAAGATGAAAAAAGCCGTTGTGGAAGCTGCAAAGGGCTGTGGCCATGAAAAACTGTCACGAATCCTTGAGGCCGTTGGGCTTGATGAGAGTCTTTTGGAGAAAAAGGCAGGAAGCATGTCCGGAGGACAGTGCCAGCGAATGTCAATTGCAAGGGCGCTGTGTTCTGATGCCGGGATTCTTTTGTGCGACGAGGCAACAAGTGCGCTGGATGTTACAACTCAGGCCCAGGTAGTAGCTCTTTTGCAGCAGCTGAGGGAAAAAGAAGGGGTGTCGATCATATTTGTCTCCCATGACATTGCTCTGGTGAGCATGCTGTGCGACAGGATAATGGTAATGAAAAACGGCGAGTGTGTGGAAGAGGGCGAGACCGGTAAAGTTCTTGGAAATCCACAACATGAGTACACGAAAGAACTGCTTGATAATCTTATTGAGTAACAAACTTTTAGAAAAATAATTGAGGTATACGTAGTAATATGACTAAACTTATGCAGATTCCTTTTGAGGAGGAAGCTGAAGATATCAAAGATAAAGTTGTGACCTACTGGTCCAAGAGAGCGGAGAGCTTTAGTGAGCACAAACACGAGGAGATACACAGCAGGAAAAAACAGCTGTGGCAGGCGGAGTTTTTAAGACACTTTTCAGCTGATGATAAGCTGTCTGTTCTGGACGTTGGATGCGGAGCCGGCTTTTTTGAAATGGTGTTGTCGGATTTCGGGTTTGAGGTGACGGGCGTGGATCTTACGCCTGAGATGATAGAGAAGGGAAAAGAGCTGCTTTCGCGCCATGGAGCAAAGGCGCGCCTTATGGTTATGGACGCCGAGAAACTGGATTTTGCCGATAGCTCTTTTGACCTGGTGATAAATAGAAATCTTGTCTGGACACTTCCGCATCCGGTGGAAGCCTACATGGAGTGGCACAGAGTGTTAAAGCCGGGAGGAATGCTGCTTGTGTATGATGCGGAGTATGCAAAGGGATTTCATCACTATGATCAGATGCAGAACCTTGCCCACAAAAATGTGACCGACGCCATGGTAGAGGAGTGCCATGATATTTACCACATGTTATCTATCAGCACTTTGGACAGACCGGAGTGGGATAAAGCTGCGCTAGAAAAAATCGGGTTTGAAAATATAGTTACTGATCTTGGGGCGGGAGACAGACTCTATGGCGAGAAAGACCAGTTTTATATGCCTGATAGGATGTTTCTGGTAAAGGCTCAGAAAGCAATAGTCTAATAATATGAATGGAGTTTGAGATGAGAAGAGGAATTGATACTACAGATATGTTGGTATATGGCCACGAAGCCTGGATAATCACTGACAAGAGTGTATATGAGCCGGGGGAAGAAGTCTGCGGAATAATGAGATGGGGACATCACATGAGACCTGACGGATTCTTTCGCCTTGATGAGATAAGAGCCTTTGCCACAGATGAAAAAGGAAACAGAATAGCAATAACACCGGTAAAGGGCCCGAGCGATGAGCAGGGAGACTACTATGAGCTTCGCTTTACGCCAGTTTCTGAGGGCATTTACACCCTTATGTGTATCTATGACAACAATTATGTAAGAGATGAAAAAGACGTGTATTATGAGGGCGACAGAAGGACATATCCTGATATTCTTGACGCCAAGAACTATCCTCAGATATATGTGACAAACATAACTGTTGGAGATAAGAAGGGGACTCCCGAATTTATCCATGAGTCCAGAGTAAGCTTCGTTCCCGATCCCTGGGAAGCATACACCGACGTGCTTCATTTAAAGCTTATTCACGACAAATTCCCGCTTAAGGGATCCACGGTGGTTGTTGTGTTCTATGATGGAAAAGAGTATTTTGAGAGAATTCTGAACACAGATGAGGAAGGCAGGATATTCTTCTCAGTAGAGAAAAAGGGTGTGTATATGGCCGTTACAAGAACTCCGCTGGCAGAAGGAATTCCCGGAATCTATGACAGCAAAGAGATAGCTTCAACATTCACATACGTTAAAAGGTAATACGAAAACAGGATGCATTCAACATGCATCCTGTTTTTGTATTACTCCGTAGGTCACCATGGGACCATTCTTGATTATGCTAAGAGATGAGCACTGGTGGATC harbors:
- a CDS encoding ABC transporter substrate-binding protein, with product MKKKFLAALLAATMTLSMAACGSGAGTQTTETQTTESEASADTQATTSDDQTADASQATATGEKILHTAASFAYPSLDVHKEYYGWYTSIYGVSEALFKLDETMSAVPCLAKDAVADGSTWTVTLNDGVQFSNGNPLTADMVIRNLQRLAAENSRFAYLGDFEMTATDDKTIVIDTKEVYPTLKNDLASPECGMIDLDATTDFDNAPVCTGPFVITEFIPEGDVTVAKNENYWGGDVKLDGAVFYYMQEDDPKLLAMQSGEIDCYNSVSSAALEVYNQSPDLYDVVSIPGARLQFYILNENTLDDSVREAINLTVDKDKIAEYLSGTVSAAVGPFSTSAAYGKVSVPAVDTAKAKELLEADGYTLGADGIYEKDGNKLSISIAYYAARSLDTLAILIQEQLKAVGIDSTLRVEEDPDATYIANADFDLALYCMIADKSGDPLYFIDSTLADGAYYNVGGFESAECQSMIEQLRTETDTAKRAELANKIVQIAIDDNAFGYVGLFNNTTVLRKGVSGFAEYVPFDFYGVDAETDING
- a CDS encoding ABC transporter permease, with the protein product MAKQILKRILGLALILLVLSFLVFGIMYLAPGDPAEKRLTSQGVVVTKEILQAERERLGLLRPFIVRYAEWLSNVLRGDFGVSFKDDLPVAPKLIKGLKNTCGLALTSLLLALIISFPLGIWSAVKKGKLVDHIVRLFSFIGNSLPNFLISVLLMYLFCIHIKVFPVIADGSIKGLMLPALSLAIPMAGRFTRQIRSELLDQLGEEYVVGMKSRKVKGRFILINNVLRNSLGHILTIIGLQIGTLMGGSVVIENIFRWPGIGKLVMDSITARDYPVIMGFVLIMGTIYVVINLIVDITYRLLDPRSF
- a CDS encoding ABC transporter permease, translating into MNHKRKKINRIKVIISAGVVLLLVLIALFASVIAPNDPYATSASAIRSAPSGEFLFGTDNLGRCVFSRVLYGARTTIAATFILVAISFILGSIIGILSGYYGGILDEIMMRIADIMLAFPQMVVAIAVAGILGGGLSSAMIALGITMWTGFARLARSHTFAIKNCPYVQAAKLAGKSGPAIMMAHILPNIIAPLLTNALTQIGTTMIGISGLSFLGLGVVPPTAEWGSMINESRAYIQIAPWAVLYPAIATIVTIIVFNYLGDCVMEYRDED
- a CDS encoding ATP-binding cassette domain-containing protein — its product is MDTILRINNLSAGYGDESVINDISFEVEAGKRVCIVGESGSGKSTLLKAIHGFGGVTKTCGSIETPKDILLGIVPQNPGGSFNPIRTYKAQIMEALKSNNIDFKIDEVEKTLQILGLNDAKRALASRPYELSGGMNQRMAIATTMLLEPGILLCDEVTSALDVKTAGMVVEQLLEINKLKGTTILMVTHHLGIASKMADYIGIMKSGRMLEYGPAKEILENPQNEYTKNLLKAVPRLKVS
- a CDS encoding ABC transporter ATP-binding protein, with the protein product MPDSDIILEGKNLNKSYVDKGKKLQALKDVSFFLKNGEILGIVGESGSGKSTLLRHVSCLEKPDSGNLYYKGTEYTGKSPAFAGTFLQMIFQDAQMSFDPRMKMKKAVVEAAKGCGHEKLSRILEAVGLDESLLEKKAGSMSGGQCQRMSIARALCSDAGILLCDEATSALDVTTQAQVVALLQQLREKEGVSIIFVSHDIALVSMLCDRIMVMKNGECVEEGETGKVLGNPQHEYTKELLDNLIE
- a CDS encoding class I SAM-dependent methyltransferase yields the protein MTKLMQIPFEEEAEDIKDKVVTYWSKRAESFSEHKHEEIHSRKKQLWQAEFLRHFSADDKLSVLDVGCGAGFFEMVLSDFGFEVTGVDLTPEMIEKGKELLSRHGAKARLMVMDAEKLDFADSSFDLVINRNLVWTLPHPVEAYMEWHRVLKPGGMLLVYDAEYAKGFHHYDQMQNLAHKNVTDAMVEECHDIYHMLSISTLDRPEWDKAALEKIGFENIVTDLGAGDRLYGEKDQFYMPDRMFLVKAQKAIV
- a CDS encoding DUF4198 domain-containing protein, with amino-acid sequence MRRGIDTTDMLVYGHEAWIITDKSVYEPGEEVCGIMRWGHHMRPDGFFRLDEIRAFATDEKGNRIAITPVKGPSDEQGDYYELRFTPVSEGIYTLMCIYDNNYVRDEKDVYYEGDRRTYPDILDAKNYPQIYVTNITVGDKKGTPEFIHESRVSFVPDPWEAYTDVLHLKLIHDKFPLKGSTVVVVFYDGKEYFERILNTDEEGRIFFSVEKKGVYMAVTRTPLAEGIPGIYDSKEIASTFTYVKR